A window of Castanea sativa cultivar Marrone di Chiusa Pesio chromosome 1, ASM4071231v1 contains these coding sequences:
- the LOC142621767 gene encoding two-component response regulator-like APRR9 isoform X2, whose translation MRMREEEVVVSGEEEGEMEMEMETEERRRNEVAPPRVALRILLVEADDSTRQIIAALLRKCSYKVAAVSDGLKAWETLKGRPHNIDLVLTEVELPSISGFALLTLIMEHDVCKNIPVIMMSSNDAITTVLKCMLKGAADFLIKPVRKNELRNLWQHVWRRQTLTGGGYVCQKIEASSENNAASNHSSDCYVYTQKNIECSEKGSDAQGLSQMKCGSTSNLSNSHMDRHGGCNKLDNESITPESENEETSNRLGSEVVPFGEADDSTALRLKENACAKPMSQNEGAPAESKRGNANIASEIHGCNDELFEPSSGAIDLIGTFDNHNKCNAGNSNYTDGGTSKLEFDPHLELSLRRTCMSTSNYQGTDGRHMLNHSNGSAFSWYNSGKMLQPLLPILSSNCTKAKEDASEAHEPSSNELSGRTNGTFPQHDATLSNSQENITSLPIGQSGQAELQFPSHQLGMIPVPGVRYDNICAGYGHLFPSMFHSQPGLPPVWSPKSTCQQDQSPLISSTLVQSNPEIHSSEQVYHRSNETTNNSIHQADKAEHEENDLEPVEEHRHGSSAAGQTTTSSLCNGAVDHINGVAYGNSSTRGDENATAPESLSESGHFIHDGSRGLDSSRSSQREAALTKFRLKRKDRCYDKKVRYHSRKRLAEQRPRVKGQFVRQVQTDPLVGNVDC comes from the exons tTGCAGCAGTTTCTGATGGATTGAAGGCATGGGAGACGTTAAAGGGGAGACCCCATAACATAGATCTTGTATTAACCGAAGTGGAGCTTCCATCAATATCCGGATTTGCACTTCTTACTTTAATCATGGAGCATGACGTTTGCAAAAACATTCCTGTCATAA TGATGTCTTCGAATGATGCAATTACCACGGTATTGAAATGCATGTTAAAAGGTGCAGCTGACTTTCTCATAAAGCCTGTCCGGAAGAATGAGCTAAGGAACCTTTGGCAGCATGTATGGAGAAGGCAAACT CTGACTGGTGGTGGATATGTTTGTCAAAAAATTGAAGCCTCTTCTGAAAATAATGCAGCAAGCAATCATTCAAGTGATTGTTATGTTTATACGCAGAAAAATATCGAATGCAGTGAGAAAGGGAGTGATGCCCAA GGTCTTTCACAGATGAAATGTGGGAGTACATCAAATTTGAGCAATAGTCATATGGACAGGCATGGGGGGTGTAATAAGTTGGATAACGAATCGATTACGCCTGAGAGTGAAAATGAAG AAACATCAAATAGATTGGGATCAGAGGTTGTGCCCTTCGGAGAAGCTGATGACTCAACTGCATTGAGATTGAAGGAAAATGCTTGTGCTAAACCAATGAGTCAAAATGAGGGTGCGCCAGCAGAAAGTAAAAGAGGCAATGCTAATATTGCTAGTGAGATTCATGGCTGCAATGATGAATTGTTTGAACCTTCTAGTGGTGCTATTGACTTGATTGGCACATTTGATAATCACAATAAGTGCAATGCTGGGAACTCTAATTATACTGATGGAGGCACAAGTAAGTTAGAATTTGATCCACATTTGGAGCTTTCTTTGAGAAGAACTTGCATGAGTACTTCAAATTATCAAGGGACTGATGGAAGGCATATGCTGAATCACTCTAATGGGTCTGCTTTTTCATG GTATAATAGTGGTAAGATGCTGCAACCCCTTCTCCCAATACTGTCCAGCAATTGTACCAAAGCCAAGGAGGATGCAAGTGAAGCCCATGAACCATCATCCAATGAACTCTCTGGACGTACCAATGGTACTTTTCCTCAGCATGATGCCACATTGAGTAATAGTCAGGAAAATATCACGAGTTTGCCCATTGGTCAATCTGGACAAGCTGAGCTACAGTTTCCAAGTCATCAGCTCGGGATGATTCCTGTCCCAGGGGTAAGGTATGATAATATATGTGCCGGCTACGGGCATTTGTTTCCATCCATGTTTCATAGTCAACCTGGTCTACCCCCTGTGTGGAGTCCCAAATCAACCTGCCAGCAAGATCAGTCTCCCCTCATTTCAAGTACATTGGTTCAATCGAATCCTGAAATTCACAGCTCAGAACAAGTTTATCACCGCTCAAATGAGACTACCAACAATTCCATTCACCAAGCTGACAAAGCTGAGCATGAGGAGAATGATTTGGAGCCTGTGGAGGAACATAGACATGGTTCTTCAGCTGCTGGTCAGACAACTACTAGTAGTTTATGCAATGGTGCTGTGGATCATATTAATGGTGTTGCATATGGGAACAGCTCCACTAGGGGAGATGAGAATGCCACTGCCCCTGAGAGTTTGAGTGAAAGCGGTCACTTTATTCATGATGGATCTAGAGGACTGGACTCTTCTCGCTCTAGCCAGAGAGAAGCAGCTCTCACAAAGTTCCGACTGAAGCGAAAAGATCGGTGCTATGACAAAAAG GTCCGATATCACAGCCGAAAAAGACTGGCAGAGCAACGTCCTCGAGTGAAAGGACAGTTTGTACGCCAGGTGCAAACTGACCCTCTGGTTGGTAATGTTGATTGTTGA
- the LOC142621767 gene encoding two-component response regulator-like APRR9 isoform X1, whose protein sequence is MRMREEEVVVSGEEEGEMEMEMETEERRRNEVAPPRVALRILLVEADDSTRQIIAALLRKCSYKVAAVSDGLKAWETLKGRPHNIDLVLTEVELPSISGFALLTLIMEHDVCKNIPVIMMSSNDAITTVLKCMLKGAADFLIKPVRKNELRNLWQHVWRRQTLTGGGYVCQKIEASSENNAASNHSSDCYVYTQKNIECSEKGSDAQPLVQSSCTTPYLEAESAYMQNMQGLSQMKCGSTSNLSNSHMDRHGGCNKLDNESITPESENEETSNRLGSEVVPFGEADDSTALRLKENACAKPMSQNEGAPAESKRGNANIASEIHGCNDELFEPSSGAIDLIGTFDNHNKCNAGNSNYTDGGTSKLEFDPHLELSLRRTCMSTSNYQGTDGRHMLNHSNGSAFSWYNSGKMLQPLLPILSSNCTKAKEDASEAHEPSSNELSGRTNGTFPQHDATLSNSQENITSLPIGQSGQAELQFPSHQLGMIPVPGVRYDNICAGYGHLFPSMFHSQPGLPPVWSPKSTCQQDQSPLISSTLVQSNPEIHSSEQVYHRSNETTNNSIHQADKAEHEENDLEPVEEHRHGSSAAGQTTTSSLCNGAVDHINGVAYGNSSTRGDENATAPESLSESGHFIHDGSRGLDSSRSSQREAALTKFRLKRKDRCYDKKVRYHSRKRLAEQRPRVKGQFVRQVQTDPLVGNVDC, encoded by the exons tTGCAGCAGTTTCTGATGGATTGAAGGCATGGGAGACGTTAAAGGGGAGACCCCATAACATAGATCTTGTATTAACCGAAGTGGAGCTTCCATCAATATCCGGATTTGCACTTCTTACTTTAATCATGGAGCATGACGTTTGCAAAAACATTCCTGTCATAA TGATGTCTTCGAATGATGCAATTACCACGGTATTGAAATGCATGTTAAAAGGTGCAGCTGACTTTCTCATAAAGCCTGTCCGGAAGAATGAGCTAAGGAACCTTTGGCAGCATGTATGGAGAAGGCAAACT CTGACTGGTGGTGGATATGTTTGTCAAAAAATTGAAGCCTCTTCTGAAAATAATGCAGCAAGCAATCATTCAAGTGATTGTTATGTTTATACGCAGAAAAATATCGAATGCAGTGAGAAAGGGAGTGATGCCCAA CCTCTTGTGCAGAGCTCTTGTACAACACCTTACTTGGAAGCTGAGAGTGCATACATGCAAAATATGCAGGGTCTTTCACAGATGAAATGTGGGAGTACATCAAATTTGAGCAATAGTCATATGGACAGGCATGGGGGGTGTAATAAGTTGGATAACGAATCGATTACGCCTGAGAGTGAAAATGAAG AAACATCAAATAGATTGGGATCAGAGGTTGTGCCCTTCGGAGAAGCTGATGACTCAACTGCATTGAGATTGAAGGAAAATGCTTGTGCTAAACCAATGAGTCAAAATGAGGGTGCGCCAGCAGAAAGTAAAAGAGGCAATGCTAATATTGCTAGTGAGATTCATGGCTGCAATGATGAATTGTTTGAACCTTCTAGTGGTGCTATTGACTTGATTGGCACATTTGATAATCACAATAAGTGCAATGCTGGGAACTCTAATTATACTGATGGAGGCACAAGTAAGTTAGAATTTGATCCACATTTGGAGCTTTCTTTGAGAAGAACTTGCATGAGTACTTCAAATTATCAAGGGACTGATGGAAGGCATATGCTGAATCACTCTAATGGGTCTGCTTTTTCATG GTATAATAGTGGTAAGATGCTGCAACCCCTTCTCCCAATACTGTCCAGCAATTGTACCAAAGCCAAGGAGGATGCAAGTGAAGCCCATGAACCATCATCCAATGAACTCTCTGGACGTACCAATGGTACTTTTCCTCAGCATGATGCCACATTGAGTAATAGTCAGGAAAATATCACGAGTTTGCCCATTGGTCAATCTGGACAAGCTGAGCTACAGTTTCCAAGTCATCAGCTCGGGATGATTCCTGTCCCAGGGGTAAGGTATGATAATATATGTGCCGGCTACGGGCATTTGTTTCCATCCATGTTTCATAGTCAACCTGGTCTACCCCCTGTGTGGAGTCCCAAATCAACCTGCCAGCAAGATCAGTCTCCCCTCATTTCAAGTACATTGGTTCAATCGAATCCTGAAATTCACAGCTCAGAACAAGTTTATCACCGCTCAAATGAGACTACCAACAATTCCATTCACCAAGCTGACAAAGCTGAGCATGAGGAGAATGATTTGGAGCCTGTGGAGGAACATAGACATGGTTCTTCAGCTGCTGGTCAGACAACTACTAGTAGTTTATGCAATGGTGCTGTGGATCATATTAATGGTGTTGCATATGGGAACAGCTCCACTAGGGGAGATGAGAATGCCACTGCCCCTGAGAGTTTGAGTGAAAGCGGTCACTTTATTCATGATGGATCTAGAGGACTGGACTCTTCTCGCTCTAGCCAGAGAGAAGCAGCTCTCACAAAGTTCCGACTGAAGCGAAAAGATCGGTGCTATGACAAAAAG GTCCGATATCACAGCCGAAAAAGACTGGCAGAGCAACGTCCTCGAGTGAAAGGACAGTTTGTACGCCAGGTGCAAACTGACCCTCTGGTTGGTAATGTTGATTGTTGA
- the LOC142643933 gene encoding scarecrow-like protein 3 codes for MSSSSPALKPDVALSLTLSPSPTKPARIEAINKSEERGLRLIQLLLKCANHTSSGNLHRADACLPHISPLASVTGDSMQRLAAQFAYALASRLVKRWPGLYKALTNRTLQLSNHEMDPSWALFSQAFPYLRFAYAIIAQTLVRAMSAERVIHVVDLGSGDPNFWVPLIQSFALMAQAREPPQLKITCVNSSKVVLEKLGLRLVKEAEGLDIPFQFDPVNVSLKELTKDMLKVRSGEALAFVSILNLHVLLAEDDRVDAHFGPNKGNEVKDCKQMGQFLAMVRSMSPKLFFLVEQEADHNLDRLVDRFVEGLHFYSAMFDSLDVNCGSLSCEERLGIEEMFGREIVDIVACEGLEREERHQRYARWIVRFVGAGFKPAHMWCDAKQIIEAYGKDGYKIVNDKASLMICWHERPLYAVSAWIS; via the coding sequence ATGAGTTCATCATCTCCAGCACTAAAGCCTGATGTAGCGCTTTCCCTAACTTTATCACCATCCCCAACTAAGCCCGCTCGCATTGAAGCCATAAATAAGTCTGAAGAAAGAGGTTTACGACTCATTCAACTCCTCTTGAAATGTGCTAACCACACCTCGTCTGGCAATCTCCACCGTGCCGATGCATGTCTCCCCCACATATCACCGCTTGCCTCAGTTACCGGTGATTCCATGCAACGGCTAGCGGCCCAGTTTGCTTATGCCTTAGCAAGCCGCCTTGTCAAGCGCTGGCCAGGCCTTTATAAGGCCCTAACAAACCGTACTCTACAACTATCTAATCATGAAATGGATCCATCTTGGGCCTTATTTTCACAGGCCTTCCCTTACCTTCGCTTTGCCTATGCCATCATAGCCCAAACCTTGGTCCGAGCCATGTCGGCGGAACGTGTAATTCACGTCGTGGATTTGGGCTCCGGCGATCCCAACTTTTGGGTCCCACTTATCCAAAGCTTTGCTCTTATGGCTCAGGCCCGTGAGCCTCCACAGTTGAAGATCACATGCGTAAATAGCAGCAAAGTTGTTCTAGAGAAGTTGGGCCTAAGGCTTGTTAAAGAGGCAGAAGGCCTGGACATTCCCTTCCAATTCGACCCTGTAAATGTTAGTCTAAAAGAGCTGACCAAAGACATGCTTAAGGTAAGGTCAGGAGAAGCATTGGCTTTTGTTTCAATACTAAATCTTCACGTCTTATTGGCAGAGGATGATCGAGTAGATGCACATTTTGGGCCCAACAAAGGTAACGAAGTTAAGGATTGTAAGCAGATGGGACAATTTTTAGCAATGGTTAGGTCAATGTCACCGAAATTGTTTTTCTTAGTTGAGCAAGAAGCTGATCATAACTTAGATCGTTTAGTGGACAGGTTTGTTGAGGGGTTACACTTTTATAGTGCCATGTTTGATTCATTGGATGTCAATTGTGGGTCTCTTTCATGTGAGGAGAGACTTGGTATAGAGGAAAtgtttggaagagaaattgtagATATTGTGGCGTGTGAAGGGTTGGAAAGGGAGGAGAGGCATCAGAGGTATGCAAGGTGGATTGTTAGGTTTGTTGGAGCTGGGTTCAAGCCTGCGCACATGTGGTGTGATGCTAAGCAGATTATTGAGGCCTATGGTAAGGATGGTTATAAAATTGTGAATGATAAAGCTAGTTTGATGATCTGTTGGCATGAACGGCCTCTTTATGCAGTGTCTGCATGGATTAGTTAA
- the LOC142615707 gene encoding tRNA (guanine(26)-N(2))-dimethyltransferase 2-like, translated as MHETGGGGGGTMSADPQDYTIIKEGEAEILMRKNEVFYNPSQVDNRDMSIAVLRTFITKRKQEHEAYLLKRTKAATKASEKDSSEPAGEAADESLINDEEANGECEVSEEVHQDEPCSISKESVKTPEGKGRGELKPARVLEALAASGLRSLRYAREVEGIGQVVAVDNDKVSVEACKRNIKFNGSVACSKVEPHLADARVFMLTHPKEFDVVDLDPYGAPSVFLDSAVQSVVDGGMLMCTATDMAVLCGSSGEVCYSKYGSYPSRGKYCHEMALRILLACIESHANRYKRYIVPVLSVKMGFYVRVFVRIYTSASAMKNTPLKLSYVYQCIGCDSFHLQPIGRTMSKNNSVRYLPGFGPAVHQECNDCGKKFNMGGPIWSAPIHDQDWVTSILADVKSMQDRYPAYARISAALTNVSEELPDVPLFVSLHSLCATLKCTSPSAVIFRSAVINAGYRISGTHVNPLGLKSDAPMDVIWDIMRCWVKNHPVKAQPPDQPGSVILAKEPVLQANFARAVASLSKAQAKKVTRFLPNPERHWGPKLRAGRKITSKHVSLLGPQALNGTVDHEDEEPTAKRQKAQEPSTNS; from the exons atgcATGAaactggaggagggggaggaggaACAATGTCGGCGGATCCCCAGGATTATACTATCATCAAGGAGGGAGAGGCTGAGATTCTCATGCGCAAAAATGAGGTCTTTTACAATCCCAGCCAG GTTGACAACAGAGACATGTCTATTGCTGTCTTGAGGACATTTATAACCAAACGCAAACAGGAGCATGAAGCATATTTGTTGAAAAGAACGAAAGCAGCAACAAAGGCTTCTGAGAAGGATTCCTCTGAACCTGCTGGTGAAGCAGCTGATGAATCTCTCATCAATGATGAAGAAGCTAATGGAGAATGTGAAGTGTCTGAAGAGGTACATCAGGATGAACCATGTAGCATTTCAAAAGAATCGGTGAAGACTCCTGAGGGAAAAGGACGTGGAGAGCTGAAGCCAGCAAGAGTTCTCGAG GCCTTGGCAGCTTCTGGGTTGAGATCTCTAAGATATGCTCGTGAAGTAGAAGGGATAGGCCAAGTTGTGGCAGTAGACAATGATAAAG TTTCTGTTGAAGCTTGCAAGAGAAATATAAAGTTTAATGGTTCAGTAGCATGTTCAAAGGTGGAGCCACATCTTGCTGACGCTCGTGTATTTATGCTCACCCATCCAAAAGAATTTGATGTG GTTGATCTTGACCCTTATGGCGCACCTTCTGTGTTCTTGGATTCTGCTGTCCAATCAGTTGTAGATGGGGGCATGCTGATGTGTACTGCAACTGATATGGCAGTACTATgtgggagtagtggggaggttTGCTATTCCAA ATATGGTTCCTATCCATCACGAGGGAAATATTGCCATGAAATGGCTTTGAGGATCCTCCTTGCGTGCATTGAG AGCCATGCAAATCGGTACAAGCGGTACATAGTTCCTGTTCTGTCTGTTAAGATGGGCTTTTATGTCCGTGTTTTTGTTCGCATATACAC TTCTGCAAGTGCAATGAAAAACACCCCCCTTAAGCTGTCATATGTTTATCAGTGCATTGGTTGTGATTCTTTTCATCTTCAGCCTATTGGGAGGACTATGTCCAAG AACAACAGTGTAAGATATCTGCCTGGGTTCGGCCCTGCAGTTCATCAAGAATGCAATGACTGTGGGAAGAAATTTAACATGGGTGGACCTATATGGTCTGCTCCCATCCATGATCAAGATTGGGTAACCTCCATACTGGCAGATGTGAAATCTATGCAGGACCGGTACCCTGCTTATGCTCGAATCTCTGCTGCACTGACGAATGTATCAGAG GAATTGCCTGATGTTCCTCTATTTGTGAGTCTGCACAGCCTATGCGCCACACTTAAATGCACTTCTCCATCAGCAGTAATTTTCCGTTCAGCTGTGATCAATGCTGGATATCGCATATCTGGAACTCATGTGAATCCACTGGGGCTGAAATCGGATGCTCCCATGGATGTCATTTGGGATATAATGCGGTGTTGG GTCAAAAATCATCCAGTGAAAGCTCAGCCACCAGATCAGCCAGGAAGTGTGATACTTGCCAAGGAACCAGTTCTTCAA GCTAATTTTGCTCGGGCTGTTGCATCACTTAGCAAAGCACAAGCCAAGAAGGTCACACGCTTCCTTCCAAATCCTGAAAGGCATTGGGGCCCAAAGCTCCGGGCAGGTCGTAAAATAACCAGCAAGCACGTCTCTCTTTTGGGTCCTCAGGCTTTGAATGGAACTGTTGACCATGAAGATGAAGAGCCTACTGCCAAGCGTCAAAAGGCACAGGAGCCCTCCACAAATTCATGA